The following is a genomic window from Chloroflexota bacterium.
CCTGGTGGCGGCCCGGCTGCTGGACGAGGCCTGCTTTGCCCTCTGCCAGGGACAGTACCTGGATATCGCCCTGGAGGAAAGGCCAGGGGTAAGCCGCAGGACCTATTTCCGCATGGTCCAGGGGAAGACCTCGGCCCTCCTAGAGGCCTCTATAGCCCTGGGGGCCATTGTGGGTGGTAGAGAAGGGGATGCTTTAGAGTCCCTCCGTCTCTTCGGCCGCAACCTGGGCCTGGCCTACCAGCTCCAGGACGATGCCCTGGGCCTCGGGGGAGAAGCCGCAGTGGTGGGCAAGGTCTCCCCAGATATAGGGAGTAAGAAGAAAGCCTTCCCCGTCGTCTATGCCCTGGAGAAGGCTGTGGGGCGGGAGGGGGAGGAGCTCCGGCGGCTCTATCGGAAAAGGGCCCTCGCCCCGGAGGACATAGGAAGGGTCATGGCCCTTCTCACCAGGATGGGGGCCCTGGAATATACCATGAAACTGGCCCAGGGCTACTACAATAGGGCACTGAGGGAGCTCAAGAAGGCCCGGCTACCCCAGCACCAGGGGCTGGAAGAAGTGGTATCATACCTCAGAGATAGGAATTTCTGATGAAACTGGCGGTTACCGGAAAGGGTGGGGTGGGAAAGACCACCCTTTCCGCCCTGCTGGCCGGGGTCTTTGCCCGGGAGGGACAGCGGGTCATTGCCATTGACG
Proteins encoded in this region:
- a CDS encoding polyprenyl synthetase family protein; this encodes MAGMFPLEKTLLKALEEEIYALLPSLPLRRMLSYPLEGGKRLRPALCLLSCLGVGGDPYQALPAAASVELIHNFSLVHDDIQDASPLRRHRPTVWKRWGVAQAINAGDALFALSRLALLRLEGKGVPAGRVLVAARLLDEACFALCQGQYLDIALEERPGVSRRTYFRMVQGKTSALLEASIALGAIVGGREGDALESLRLFGRNLGLAYQLQDDALGLGGEAAVVGKVSPDIGSKKKAFPVVYALEKAVGREGEELRRLYRKRALAPEDIGRVMALLTRMGALEYTMKLAQGYYNRALRELKKARLPQHQGLEEVVSYLRDRNF